In a genomic window of Candidatus Thiothrix sulfatifontis:
- the urtE gene encoding urea ABC transporter ATP-binding subunit UrtE — MLKVEQLNQYYGESHTLWDLEMHVPEGQCTVLMGRNGVGKTTLLQCIMGLIKARDGVIQYQGQNLLGMDAEKRANLGIGYVPQGRQIFPLLTVEENLLIGLPARRDKVRSIPPFIFELFPVLKEMLGRRGGDLSGGQQQQLAIGRALVLDPKLLILDEPTEGIQPNIVAEIGDIIRKLNKDIGLTVLLVEQKLPFARKVGDRFCILDRGRRVAEGEMHTLDDGLIQRYLTV; from the coding sequence AACAACTCAACCAGTATTACGGCGAAAGCCACACGCTGTGGGATCTGGAAATGCACGTCCCGGAAGGACAATGCACCGTGCTGATGGGGCGCAATGGCGTGGGTAAAACCACCTTGCTCCAGTGCATCATGGGTTTGATCAAAGCGCGGGATGGCGTGATTCAGTATCAGGGACAAAACCTGCTGGGGATGGATGCGGAAAAGCGTGCCAACCTCGGCATTGGCTACGTACCACAAGGGCGGCAGATTTTCCCGCTGCTGACGGTGGAAGAGAATTTGCTGATTGGTTTGCCAGCGCGGCGTGACAAGGTGCGCAGCATTCCGCCGTTCATTTTTGAGCTGTTTCCGGTGTTGAAGGAAATGCTGGGGCGGCGCGGCGGCGACTTGTCCGGCGGGCAACAGCAGCAATTGGCGATTGGGCGGGCATTGGTGCTTGACCCGAAACTGCTGATTCTCGATGAACCGACCGAAGGCATTCAGCCGAATATCGTGGCGGAAATCGGCGACATTATCCGCAAGCTCAACAAAGACATTGGGCTGACGGTGTTGCTGGTGGAACAGAAATTGCCGTTTGCGCGGAAAGTGGGGGATCGGTTTTGTATTCTGGATCGCGGGCGGCGTGTGGCGGAGGGGGAGATGCATACGCTGGATGATGGGTTGATTCAGCGGTATTTGACGGTATAA